From Methylopila sp. M107, a single genomic window includes:
- the infA gene encoding translation initiation factor IF-1: MAKEELLEFPGTVIELLPNATFRVKLENEHEIIAHTAGRMRKNRIRVLAGDKILVEMTPYDLTKGRITYRFK, encoded by the coding sequence ATGGCCAAAGAAGAGCTGCTCGAATTTCCGGGCACAGTCATAGAACTCCTGCCGAACGCGACCTTTCGCGTGAAGCTGGAGAACGAACACGAGATCATCGCCCATACTGCGGGCCGCATGCGCAAGAACCGCATCCGCGTGCTGGCGGGCGACAAGATCCTCGTCGAGATGACGCCCTACGACCTGACCAAGGGCCGCATCACCTACCGCTTCAAGTGA
- a CDS encoding low molecular weight phosphatase family protein, with the protein MTDAAPGVSRPQSVLFMCGQNVIRSVMAEQLARHYFGRSLYVASAGIRPGDNDPFVAAVLDEIGLSIGKHRPHTLEDLEDLNFDLVVTLAPEAHHAALDLTSRYPVEVEYWPTMDPTVSHGGSRDQVMAAYRSVRDTLDDKVRDRFRFASKARV; encoded by the coding sequence ATGACGGACGCCGCGCCGGGCGTCTCGCGCCCACAGTCGGTGCTGTTCATGTGCGGCCAGAACGTCATCCGCTCGGTGATGGCGGAGCAGCTGGCGCGGCATTACTTCGGGCGTTCGCTCTATGTCGCCTCGGCCGGAATCCGCCCCGGCGACAACGACCCCTTCGTCGCGGCCGTGCTGGACGAGATCGGCCTGTCGATCGGGAAGCACCGGCCGCACACGCTGGAAGACCTCGAGGACCTGAACTTCGACCTCGTGGTGACGCTCGCGCCCGAGGCCCATCACGCGGCGCTCGACCTGACCTCGCGCTATCCGGTCGAGGTCGAGTACTGGCCGACGATGGACCCGACCGTCAGCCATGGCGGCTCGCGCGACCAGGTGATGGCAGCCTACCGCTCGGTCCGCGACACGCTCGACGACAAGGTGCGCGACCGCTTCCGCTTCGCCTCGAAGGCCCGCGTGTGA
- a CDS encoding UPF0262 family protein: protein MDARNVSAARLVGVTIDENSIGPATAEVEHERKVAIYDLVEENSFAPQNGAEGPFTLHISLVDQKLALQVSREDGEEVIAHLLSLTPFRRIVKDYFLICESYRSAIRTQTPSQIEAIDMGRRGLHDEGADILVERLKDKITVDKQTARRLFTLIAALSWKG from the coding sequence ATGGACGCACGCAACGTTTCGGCCGCACGCCTGGTCGGCGTCACGATCGACGAGAACTCGATCGGCCCCGCGACCGCGGAGGTCGAGCACGAGCGCAAGGTCGCGATCTACGACCTCGTCGAGGAAAATTCGTTCGCGCCGCAGAACGGGGCCGAAGGTCCGTTCACGCTGCACATCTCGCTCGTCGACCAGAAGCTCGCTCTGCAGGTCTCGCGCGAGGACGGCGAAGAGGTCATCGCGCACCTGCTGTCGCTGACGCCGTTCCGCCGGATCGTGAAGGACTATTTCCTGATCTGCGAAAGCTACCGCTCCGCGATCCGCACGCAGACGCCGTCCCAGATCGAGGCGATCGACATGGGCCGGCGCGGGCTGCACGACGAGGGCGCGGACATTCTGGTCGAGCGGCTCAAGGACAAGATCACGGTGGACAAGCAGACCGCGCGGCGGCTGTTCACCCTGATCGCAGCGTTGAGCTGGAAAGGCTGA
- the hisD gene encoding histidinol dehydrogenase: MPLRLTADQPDFEARFAEMLAAKREVSEDVDRTVADILNDVRLRGDAAVIAYSQKFDGVDLATAGIRIGADEIAAARADCDPETLAALTLARDRIESHHRRQLPKDETYVDAIGVELGHRWTPLDSVGLYVPGGTAAYPSSVLMNAVPAKVAGVRRLAMVVPTPGGKLAPLVLAAAELAGVDEVFRIGGAQAVGALAYGTETIAPVAKIVGPGNAYVAAAKRRVFGTVGIDMIAGPSEVLVVADGTANPDWIAADLLAQAEHDVSAQSILITDDPALADAVEAAVERQLTTLPRKDVAGASWRDYGAVIVVEQIADAVPLANRIAAEHLEIIAVDEAALADGVRHAGAIFLGGHTPEAIGDYVGGSNHVLPTARTARFASGLGVLDFLKRTSILRCGPEQLRAIGPAAIALGEAEGLSAHARSVAIRMNQGG; the protein is encoded by the coding sequence ATGCCGCTACGCCTCACAGCCGACCAGCCCGATTTCGAAGCCCGCTTCGCGGAGATGCTCGCGGCCAAACGCGAGGTCTCCGAGGACGTCGACCGCACCGTCGCTGACATTCTGAACGACGTCCGCCTGCGCGGCGACGCGGCCGTGATCGCGTATTCGCAGAAGTTCGACGGCGTCGATCTCGCGACCGCTGGCATCCGCATCGGCGCCGACGAGATCGCGGCCGCCCGCGCCGACTGCGATCCCGAGACCCTCGCCGCGCTGACGCTCGCGCGCGACCGGATCGAATCCCATCACCGCCGCCAGCTGCCAAAGGACGAGACCTACGTCGACGCGATCGGCGTCGAGCTCGGGCACCGCTGGACGCCGCTCGATTCGGTCGGCCTCTATGTGCCGGGCGGAACCGCCGCCTATCCCTCGTCCGTGCTGATGAACGCCGTCCCCGCCAAGGTCGCGGGCGTAAGACGCCTCGCCATGGTGGTTCCGACGCCGGGCGGAAAGCTTGCGCCGCTTGTTCTGGCGGCGGCCGAGCTCGCCGGGGTCGACGAGGTGTTCCGCATCGGCGGCGCGCAGGCCGTCGGGGCGCTGGCCTATGGCACGGAGACGATCGCGCCGGTGGCGAAGATCGTGGGGCCCGGCAACGCCTATGTGGCGGCGGCGAAGCGCCGTGTGTTCGGGACGGTCGGCATCGACATGATCGCCGGCCCCTCCGAGGTCCTGGTGGTCGCTGACGGAACAGCCAATCCCGACTGGATCGCGGCCGATCTTCTCGCCCAGGCCGAGCACGACGTCTCGGCGCAGTCGATCCTGATCACCGACGACCCCGCCCTCGCCGACGCCGTCGAGGCCGCGGTCGAGCGCCAGCTCACGACGCTGCCGCGCAAGGACGTCGCCGGCGCCAGCTGGCGCGACTATGGCGCGGTGATCGTGGTGGAACAGATCGCCGACGCCGTCCCGCTCGCGAACCGGATCGCGGCCGAGCATCTGGAGATCATCGCCGTCGACGAGGCGGCGCTCGCGGACGGCGTTCGCCATGCCGGCGCGATCTTCCTCGGCGGCCACACGCCGGAGGCGATCGGCGACTATGTCGGGGGCTCGAACCACGTGCTTCCGACCGCCCGCACGGCGCGTTTCGCGTCGGGGCTCGGCGTGCTCGACTTCCTCAAGCGCACCTCGATTCTGCGCTGCGGGCCGGAGCAGTTGCGGGCCATCGGCCCGGCGGCGATCGCGCTCGGCGAGGCCGAGGGGCTTTCGGCCCACGCCAGGTCGGTCGCGATCCGCATGAACCAAGGCGGCTGA
- a CDS encoding DUF2948 family protein translates to MPDASADAPLRLVALDTEDLEILSAHLQDFVVKVADLAFLPREKRFAFVGNRADRRVDGELRRRRTAGHFDRVTKVSARGIDRSAPATVLNLLAITFAADEGEPSGEVVLLFSGEASLKLTVECLEAQVVDLGPVWGAKGAPAHETEL, encoded by the coding sequence ATGCCCGACGCATCCGCCGACGCACCTTTGCGCCTCGTCGCGCTCGACACCGAGGATCTCGAGATCCTGTCGGCGCATCTGCAGGACTTCGTGGTCAAGGTCGCGGACCTCGCCTTTCTGCCGCGCGAAAAGCGCTTCGCATTCGTCGGCAACCGCGCCGACCGCAGGGTCGACGGCGAGTTGCGCCGCCGCCGCACCGCCGGCCATTTCGACCGCGTGACCAAGGTCTCCGCGCGCGGGATCGACCGGTCGGCGCCCGCGACCGTGCTGAACCTGCTCGCCATCACCTTCGCGGCCGACGAGGGCGAGCCGTCCGGCGAGGTCGTGCTGCTGTTTTCCGGCGAGGCGTCGCTGAAGCTGACCGTCGAATGCCTCGAGGCGCAGGTCGTCGATCTCGGCCCGGTCTGGGGCGCGAAGGGCGCGCCGGCCCACGAGACGGAACTCTGA
- the murA gene encoding UDP-N-acetylglucosamine 1-carboxyvinyltransferase, with product MDRIRIVGGAALNGRIPISGAKNAALPLMIASLLSAETLTLDNLPRLADVVLLKRILGNHGVEVSVAGKRADQDEFTGDTVRLTAAEIVDTTAPYDLVSRMRASFWVIGPLLARMGEAKVSLPGGCAIGTRPVDFFLTGLKSLGATIDIEGGYALTKAPAGGLVGGRVVFPKVSVGATHTVLMAASLARGETVIENAAREPEIVDLADCLIKMGAKIEGAGTSTIHVQGVSSLHGARHSVLPDRIETGTYAIAVAMTGGELTLEGARRDLLSSAFDVLESMGAVVTETNEGVRVARNGAGISPVEVTTEPFPGFPTDLQAQLMALATRANGSSQITETIFENRFMHVQELARLGARIHIDGHTATIEGVDKLTGAPVMATDLRASVSLVIAGLVADGETTVNRVYHLDRGFERLEAKLSRCGATIERLTG from the coding sequence ATGGACCGCATCAGGATCGTCGGCGGCGCCGCGCTCAACGGCCGGATCCCGATTTCGGGCGCGAAGAACGCCGCCCTCCCCCTGATGATCGCGAGCCTGCTCAGCGCCGAGACGCTGACGCTCGACAACCTCCCCCGCCTCGCCGACGTGGTGCTGCTGAAGCGCATTCTCGGCAATCACGGCGTCGAGGTCTCGGTCGCAGGGAAACGCGCCGACCAGGACGAGTTCACCGGCGACACGGTGCGCCTCACCGCCGCCGAGATCGTCGACACCACCGCGCCTTACGATCTCGTCTCGCGGATGCGCGCGAGCTTCTGGGTCATCGGCCCGCTGCTCGCCCGGATGGGCGAGGCCAAGGTCTCGCTGCCGGGCGGCTGCGCCATCGGCACGCGGCCGGTCGATTTCTTCCTCACCGGGCTGAAGAGCCTCGGCGCCACGATCGACATCGAGGGCGGCTATGCGCTGACCAAGGCGCCGGCCGGCGGGCTGGTCGGCGGCCGGGTCGTGTTCCCGAAGGTCTCCGTCGGCGCGACCCACACGGTGCTGATGGCGGCCTCGCTCGCCCGCGGCGAGACCGTGATCGAGAACGCCGCCCGCGAGCCGGAAATCGTCGATCTCGCGGACTGCCTGATCAAGATGGGCGCGAAGATCGAGGGCGCCGGGACCTCGACCATCCACGTGCAGGGCGTCTCCTCGCTGCATGGCGCGCGCCATTCCGTGCTGCCGGACCGGATCGAGACCGGCACCTATGCGATCGCGGTCGCGATGACGGGCGGCGAGCTGACGCTCGAAGGCGCCCGCCGCGACCTGCTCAGCTCGGCCTTCGACGTGCTGGAGAGCATGGGCGCAGTGGTGACCGAGACCAACGAGGGCGTCCGCGTCGCCCGCAACGGCGCCGGCATCTCGCCCGTCGAGGTCACGACCGAGCCGTTCCCGGGCTTCCCCACCGACCTGCAGGCGCAGCTGATGGCGCTCGCGACCCGCGCCAACGGCTCCTCGCAGATCACCGAGACGATCTTCGAGAACCGCTTCATGCACGTGCAGGAGCTCGCCCGGCTCGGCGCAAGGATCCATATCGACGGCCACACCGCGACCATCGAGGGCGTCGACAAGCTCACCGGCGCGCCCGTGATGGCGACGGACCTGCGCGCCTCGGTGTCGCTCGTCATCGCCGGCCTCGTCGCGGACGGCGAGACGACGGTCAACCGCGTCTACCATCTCGACCGCGGCTTCGAGCGGCTGGAGGCGAAGCTCTCCCGCTGCGGCGCGACGATCGAGCGCCTGACGGGGTGA
- a CDS encoding alpha-2-macroglobulin, with protein MARSGSARGVGASLCLALGLALPLAQPVPPAFAQAAPAAQKAAVPAIGFQNRQASESALKLEARLKREAQGDSRPVAELIKQGVAQIRANSWREASVTFAVAAGKDPKNEQAWRNLSVALTKVETDDYSEKESLREQALGAGWLAYQVSPDAKTKARALAVLANAFAARENWRPALDALKASLALAETPDSRSTFETMRADHGFRVLDTSVDSDAAAPRACVQFSEPVAKGRVDFSPYVVLKGADAPAVTANDSQVCVDGLKHGETYELTVRQGLPSNVDETLPASKDFRLYVRDRKPTARFTGRNYVLPSTGQQGVPVVTVNVDAVSVDVFRIGDRSLAQAVTAGDFQKQLDQETLDRLKADQASAVYSGELVVDRKQNADVVTAFPVSEAIPNLAPGVYVLAARPKNEVAPEPWDAQATQWFVVSDLGLTAVSGADGVKAFARSLASAGPLKGVELKLVARNNEILGVAKTDDQGFVSFAPGLTRGTGGAAPAVLMASSGTDYGFLDLTRPGFDLSDRGVGGRAAPGPLDAQVFAERGVYRPNETVHVTALLRDDKGAGVAGLPLTLVVQRPDGVEDRRVVTTDMGGGGRTLDIALIDQAMGGTWRVEALAEAKGAPIGSTTFLVADYVPERLDVKLEAKSAELTSAGASAAVDARWLYGAPAADLAIEGEVTLKAREGGLPGFEGYQFGLSDETVAPVRTPLDALGRTDAAGQATVRIAEPELPDTTKPLQADVSLRVAEPSGRTLERTLTLPVASRGERIGVKPAFANLGAGETAKFEVRVAGQNGQPAAASGLSWQLLKVETSYQWYATDGRWNFETINKTRRIADGKIDVAADRPTQVSAKADYGQYRLEVASADPQGPATSVAFDAGYFAAGAADTPDTLDVALDKPNYRPGDTATAKLLSRFSGRATVMVVGAGVIESQTLDVSADGASVSFPVTEAWRPGAYVVAFVHRPLDAKASRMPGRAIGVAHAQIDAAENTIGVAIETPDRIEPRRTLDVGLKLSNVAKGEEAYVTLAAVDVGILNLTGYKPPAPDKDMFGQRKLASDVRDLYGQLIDGMTAARGKLRSGGDGEGGGGLNDTPTQAPLALFSGLVKVGPDGLVQVPFEIPAFNGTVKLMAVAWSGTKLGHAAKDVTVADPVVVTVSLPRFLADGDRSRLRLDLDNVSGPAGDYAVEVKVSGPLKAEAAAKTVKLAQKARAAVEVPLTAAGVGEARVDVSVKGPDGTTFLQALALPIKPQTAPVTRRNVIALAKGASVTVSKDMLADIVAGTGSVALSVGKPGQLDAATFKLALDGYPYACSEQLSSRLLALVYGEELGLATQVAGKSADDVKAIGRGMIERVLSRQDSNGSFGLWDANGGDLWLDAFVTDVFGRARAAGYAVPDQAFSSALDNLRNTVGIRNDATESDIAYAHYVLAKNGRALLGDLRYLADVKIEEFASPLARAEIGAALAQTGDFGRASRAFAAAEIAPPDDANRADFGSILRDQAAIVALASENRATVTPAALRRLETTRRNRPYLSTQENAWLLLAARGLKAQSADLATTVDGQPRKGPVDVTFTPDRLESGTATVANAGQTPLEAVVTVTGSPLTPEPPGENGFHLERHYYTTAGVEVDAATVAQNTRLVVVLTVTEPEPRPGRVLVVDRLPAGFEIDNPELVTSAKLPALSMLGDEAQAAHSEFRDDRFVAAFNREQGGEAVYSAAYVVRAVAPGRYAQPAATVEDMYRTERFARTGVGQIEVTAAK; from the coding sequence ATGGCGCGATCTGGATCGGCGCGGGGCGTAGGCGCCTCGCTTTGCCTGGCGCTCGGCCTCGCCCTGCCGCTCGCGCAACCGGTCCCGCCCGCTTTCGCCCAGGCCGCGCCCGCGGCCCAGAAAGCGGCCGTCCCGGCGATCGGCTTCCAGAACCGGCAGGCCTCCGAGAGCGCGCTGAAGCTCGAGGCGCGGCTGAAGCGCGAGGCGCAGGGCGATAGCCGGCCCGTGGCCGAACTCATCAAGCAGGGCGTCGCGCAGATCCGCGCGAACAGCTGGCGCGAGGCCTCCGTCACCTTCGCGGTCGCGGCCGGCAAGGATCCGAAGAACGAGCAGGCCTGGCGCAACCTCTCCGTCGCGCTCACCAAGGTCGAGACCGACGACTATTCGGAAAAGGAGAGCCTGCGCGAGCAGGCGCTCGGCGCCGGCTGGCTCGCCTATCAGGTCTCGCCCGACGCCAAGACCAAGGCGCGCGCGCTCGCGGTGCTGGCCAACGCCTTCGCGGCCCGCGAGAACTGGCGCCCGGCGCTCGACGCCCTCAAGGCGAGCCTCGCTCTCGCCGAGACGCCCGACAGCCGCTCGACCTTCGAGACCATGCGCGCCGACCACGGGTTCCGCGTGCTCGACACGTCGGTCGACAGCGACGCCGCGGCCCCGCGCGCCTGCGTCCAGTTTTCCGAGCCCGTCGCCAAGGGCCGGGTCGATTTCTCGCCCTACGTCGTCCTGAAAGGCGCCGACGCGCCGGCCGTGACCGCGAACGACTCACAGGTCTGCGTCGACGGCCTCAAGCACGGCGAAACCTATGAGCTGACCGTCCGGCAGGGCCTGCCGTCGAACGTCGACGAGACGCTGCCGGCCTCCAAGGATTTTCGCCTCTACGTCCGTGACCGGAAGCCCACGGCGCGCTTCACCGGCCGCAACTATGTCCTGCCCTCGACCGGCCAGCAGGGCGTGCCGGTGGTCACCGTCAATGTCGACGCGGTCTCGGTCGACGTGTTCCGGATCGGCGACCGCAGCCTCGCGCAGGCGGTCACCGCCGGCGACTTCCAGAAGCAGCTCGACCAGGAGACGCTGGACAGACTGAAGGCCGACCAGGCCTCCGCGGTCTATTCCGGCGAACTCGTGGTCGACCGCAAGCAGAACGCCGACGTGGTCACGGCCTTCCCCGTGTCGGAGGCGATCCCGAACCTCGCGCCCGGCGTCTATGTGCTCGCGGCGCGGCCGAAGAACGAGGTCGCGCCGGAACCTTGGGACGCGCAGGCGACGCAGTGGTTCGTGGTCTCGGACCTCGGCCTCACGGCGGTTTCCGGGGCCGACGGGGTGAAGGCCTTCGCCCGCTCGCTGGCGAGCGCCGGTCCGCTGAAGGGCGTCGAGCTCAAGCTGGTCGCCCGCAACAACGAGATCCTCGGCGTCGCCAAGACCGACGACCAGGGGTTCGTCAGCTTCGCGCCCGGACTGACGCGTGGCACGGGCGGCGCGGCGCCGGCGGTGCTGATGGCCTCCTCCGGCACGGATTACGGTTTCCTCGACCTGACGCGGCCGGGCTTCGACCTGTCGGATCGCGGCGTCGGCGGGCGCGCGGCCCCGGGGCCGCTCGACGCGCAGGTCTTCGCCGAGCGCGGCGTCTATCGGCCGAACGAGACGGTCCACGTCACTGCGCTGCTGCGCGACGACAAGGGCGCGGGCGTCGCCGGCTTGCCCCTCACGCTGGTGGTCCAGCGGCCCGACGGCGTCGAGGACCGGCGCGTCGTCACGACAGACATGGGCGGCGGCGGACGCACGCTCGACATTGCCCTGATCGACCAGGCGATGGGCGGCACGTGGCGGGTCGAGGCGCTGGCCGAGGCGAAGGGCGCGCCGATCGGCTCGACCACCTTCCTGGTCGCCGACTATGTGCCCGAGCGGCTCGACGTGAAGCTCGAGGCGAAGTCGGCGGAGCTCACCTCCGCGGGCGCCTCGGCGGCGGTCGACGCGCGGTGGCTCTACGGCGCGCCGGCGGCCGACCTCGCGATCGAGGGCGAGGTCACGCTGAAAGCCCGCGAGGGCGGACTGCCGGGCTTCGAGGGCTATCAGTTCGGCCTCTCCGACGAGACCGTGGCGCCGGTCCGCACCCCGCTCGACGCTCTCGGCCGGACGGACGCCGCCGGCCAGGCGACGGTCCGGATCGCGGAGCCCGAGCTGCCCGACACGACGAAGCCGCTGCAGGCGGACGTTTCCTTGCGCGTCGCGGAGCCCTCGGGACGGACGCTCGAGCGGACGCTGACGCTGCCGGTGGCGTCGAGAGGCGAACGCATCGGCGTGAAGCCGGCCTTCGCCAATCTCGGCGCCGGCGAGACCGCGAAGTTCGAGGTCCGTGTGGCCGGCCAGAACGGCCAGCCGGCCGCGGCCTCCGGGCTCAGCTGGCAGCTGCTGAAAGTCGAGACCAGCTACCAGTGGTACGCGACCGACGGGCGCTGGAACTTCGAGACGATCAACAAGACCCGCCGCATCGCGGACGGCAAGATCGACGTCGCCGCCGACAGGCCGACCCAGGTCTCGGCCAAGGCCGACTATGGCCAGTACCGGCTGGAGGTGGCCAGCGCCGATCCGCAGGGGCCGGCGACCAGCGTCGCCTTCGACGCCGGCTACTTCGCGGCCGGCGCCGCCGACACCCCCGACACGCTCGACGTCGCGCTCGACAAGCCGAACTACCGGCCCGGCGACACGGCGACCGCCAAGCTGCTCTCGCGCTTTTCGGGGCGCGCGACCGTCATGGTGGTCGGCGCCGGCGTGATCGAAAGCCAGACCCTCGACGTCTCCGCCGACGGCGCGAGCGTCTCGTTCCCGGTCACCGAGGCCTGGCGCCCCGGCGCCTATGTGGTCGCCTTCGTCCACCGCCCGCTCGACGCCAAGGCGAGCCGGATGCCGGGCCGCGCCATCGGCGTCGCCCACGCCCAGATCGACGCGGCCGAGAACACGATCGGCGTCGCGATCGAGACGCCCGACAGGATCGAGCCGCGCCGCACGCTCGACGTCGGACTGAAGCTCTCCAACGTCGCCAAAGGCGAGGAAGCCTATGTCACGCTCGCCGCCGTCGACGTCGGCATCCTGAACCTCACCGGCTACAAGCCGCCGGCGCCCGACAAGGACATGTTCGGCCAGCGCAAGCTCGCCTCGGACGTCCGCGACCTCTACGGCCAGCTGATCGACGGCATGACGGCGGCGCGCGGAAAGCTGCGCTCCGGCGGCGACGGCGAGGGCGGAGGCGGCCTCAACGACACGCCGACCCAGGCGCCGCTCGCGCTGTTTTCCGGGCTCGTAAAGGTCGGGCCGGACGGGCTCGTGCAGGTCCCGTTCGAGATCCCGGCCTTCAACGGCACGGTCAAGCTGATGGCGGTCGCATGGTCGGGGACCAAGCTCGGCCACGCCGCGAAGGACGTGACGGTCGCGGACCCGGTGGTCGTCACCGTCTCGTTGCCGCGCTTCCTCGCCGACGGCGACCGGTCTCGCTTAAGGCTCGATCTCGACAATGTCTCGGGCCCCGCCGGCGACTACGCCGTCGAGGTCAAGGTCTCGGGACCGCTGAAGGCGGAAGCCGCGGCAAAGACCGTCAAGCTCGCCCAGAAGGCGCGCGCCGCCGTCGAGGTCCCGCTGACTGCGGCCGGCGTGGGCGAGGCCCGCGTGGACGTCTCGGTCAAGGGTCCGGACGGCACGACGTTTCTGCAGGCCCTGGCGCTGCCCATCAAGCCGCAGACCGCGCCGGTCACCCGCCGCAACGTGATCGCGCTCGCCAAGGGCGCGAGCGTGACGGTCTCGAAGGACATGCTGGCCGACATCGTGGCCGGCACCGGCTCGGTCGCGCTGTCGGTCGGCAAGCCCGGCCAGCTCGACGCCGCGACCTTCAAGCTCGCCCTCGACGGCTATCCTTACGCCTGCTCCGAACAGCTCTCGAGCCGCCTGCTCGCGCTCGTCTATGGCGAGGAGCTCGGCCTTGCGACCCAGGTCGCGGGCAAGAGCGCCGACGACGTGAAGGCGATTGGGCGGGGCATGATCGAGCGGGTGCTGTCGCGGCAGGATTCCAACGGCTCGTTCGGCCTCTGGGACGCAAACGGCGGGGACCTGTGGCTCGACGCCTTCGTGACGGACGTGTTCGGCCGCGCGCGCGCGGCGGGCTACGCCGTGCCCGACCAGGCGTTCTCGTCCGCGCTCGACAATCTGCGCAACACGGTCGGCATCCGCAACGACGCCACCGAGAGCGACATCGCCTACGCGCATTATGTGCTGGCGAAGAACGGCCGCGCGCTGCTCGGCGACCTCCGCTACCTCGCCGACGTCAAGATCGAGGAGTTCGCGAGCCCGCTGGCGCGCGCCGAGATCGGGGCGGCGCTGGCGCAGACCGGCGACTTCGGCCGCGCGTCGCGGGCCTTCGCGGCGGCCGAGATCGCGCCGCCCGACGACGCCAACCGCGCCGATTTCGGCTCGATCCTGAGAGACCAGGCCGCGATCGTGGCGCTCGCCTCGGAAAACCGCGCGACCGTGACGCCGGCAGCGCTCAGGCGCCTCGAGACCACGCGGCGCAACCGGCCCTATCTCTCGACGCAGGAGAACGCCTGGCTGCTGCTCGCCGCGCGCGGCCTTAAGGCCCAGAGCGCCGACCTCGCCACCACGGTCGACGGCCAGCCCCGCAAGGGACCGGTCGACGTCACGTTCACGCCGGACCGGCTCGAGAGCGGCACGGCGACGGTCGCGAACGCCGGCCAGACGCCGCTCGAGGCGGTGGTGACCGTCACGGGCTCGCCGCTGACGCCGGAGCCTCCCGGCGAGAACGGTTTTCATCTCGAACGCCACTACTACACCACCGCCGGCGTCGAGGTGGACGCGGCCACGGTCGCGCAGAACACGCGGCTCGTCGTGGTGCTGACCGTCACCGAGCCCGAGCCGCGCCCCGGCCGGGTTCTGGTGGTCGACCGGCTGCCGGCGGGCTTCGAGATCGACAACCCCGAGCTCGTGACCTCGGCGAAGCTGCCGGCGCTGTCGATGCTGGGCGACGAGGCGCAGGCCGCGCATTCGGAGTTCCGCGACGACCGTTTCGTCGCGGCGTTCAACCGCGAGCAGGGCGGCGAGGCGGTCTATTCGGCGGCCTACGTCGTCCGCGCCGTCGCGCCGGGCCGTTACGCCCAGCCGGCCGCGACGGTCGAGGACATGTACCGCACCGAGCGTTTCGCGCGCACCGGCGTCGGTCAGATCGAGGTGACGGCGGCGAAATGA